The window TGGGGTTTGTTTGCCGGCATGATGATCATCTCACCGCCTCTCACGGAATGGGGCTTGCCGTCGATGGTTATCCGGGCCTCGCCCTCGATGATATACACTGCCGCGTCGAAGGGGGCGGTGTGTTCGCTCAAACCCTCGCCCTCATCGAAGGCGAAGACCGTCATCGTGCCCGCGGGCTTGCGCACGATCTCGCGGCTCACGACGGAATGCTCCTGGTAAGCGGCAAGGTCTCCAAGGCTGAACGCCCGGGTCTCATTTCCTGTGGGTATGAAGTTCTCTGCCATGATCTGCCCTCCTTATAGTAATTGTATAGAACAGAACGTCCAAAGTGAAATTGACCTGGGTCAAGACGGCCTTCGAGGACTTTGCTTGATTGTTTCTTCCCGCCGGTTTATAACAAAGAACCATGGGCGATTTCAGGATCGAAGGGGATCTTCTGGGCGAGATGAAGGTGCCTGCCAGCGCGTACTACGGCATTCATACCCAAAGGGCGCTGAGGAATTTTCCCGTCTCCTCTTTCCCCGTTCCCCGGGAACTGATCGTTGCCCTCGCCGAGGTGAAAGAGGCCTGCGCCGTCGCCAATATGCGGGCGGGCCTTCTTGACCTCAAGCGCGGAGAAGCGATCGTCGCGGCCGCGAAGGAGGTCGCGGGCGGCGCCCTCGCGGACCAGTTCATGGTCGACGCTCTGCAGGGAGGGGCGGGGACGTCGACGAACATGAACGTGAACGAGGTTCTGGCCAACCGCGCTATAGAGATCCTTGGGGGGCAAAAGGGAGATTACGGTATCGTGGATCCCTTAGGTCATGTCAACCTTTCCCAATCCACCAACGACGTCTATCCCACGGCAGTGAAGGTTGCGGCAGTCAGGCTCGTCATCGTGCTCTCCGAGACTATCGCGCGCCTTCAGGGTGCCCTGCAGAAGAAAGAGCAGGAGTTCGCCGGCATCCTCAAACTCGGCCGGACCGAGATGCAGGACGCCGTCCCCATCACCCTGGGGCAGGAGTTCGGGGCCTTCGCGGAGGCCTTTGCCCGCGACAGGTGGCGCCTGTTCAAGGTGGAGGAGCGGCTGCGGCAGGTCAATCTCGGCGGCACGGCCGTCGGCACGGGCCTTAACGCGAAACGTGAATACATCTACGCGGCCATCGACGCGCTGCAGGACATCACGGGGCTTAACGTCGCCCGGGCCGAGAACATGGTCGACGTCACGCAGAACGCCGATGTCTTTGCCGAGGTCTCGGGGCTTGTGAAGGCGGCCGCCGTCAATCTGGCCAAGGTGTCGTCGGATATGCGTCTCATGTCCATGGGCCCGCGGGGAGGTCTTGCCGAGATAAGGCTCCCCGCTCTCCAGGAAGGTTCGTCCATCATGCCCGACAAGGTGAACCCCGTCATCACGGAGATGGCGACCGGCGTTGCCTTTCAGGTCATGAGCCTCGACCACGCCATTACCCTTTCGGCGGCGTCGGGGCAGTTCGAACTCAACGCGTTCCTGCCGCTTATCGCCTTCAACCTCCTGACGGAGCTCAAGCTTCTCGCAAACGCGGTCTCCATCTTCCGCACTCATCTGGTCGAAGGGATAGAGGCGGATGAGGAGCGCTGCAGGCGGTGGCTTGAGGAGAGTCTCTGCCTTGCCACCGCGCTTGCGCCGTACATCGGCCACGAAAGGGCCGGTGAGCTCTCAAAGGCGGCCCGGGAAGAAGGAAAGACGATCGGTGAGGCCGCCGTCGAGAGGGGGTTGTTCTCGGAAGAGGAGATCGAAGCCATTTTCCAGGCGCGCGAGTTGACGAGGCCGGGCGTGGCGGGGTCGAAA of the Syntrophorhabdus sp. genome contains:
- a CDS encoding cupin domain-containing protein — protein: MAENFIPTGNETRAFSLGDLAAYQEHSVVSREIVRKPAGTMTVFAFDEGEGLSEHTAPFDAAVYIIEGEARITIDGKPHSVRGGEMIIMPANKP
- a CDS encoding aspartate ammonia-lyase, producing the protein MGDFRIEGDLLGEMKVPASAYYGIHTQRALRNFPVSSFPVPRELIVALAEVKEACAVANMRAGLLDLKRGEAIVAAAKEVAGGALADQFMVDALQGGAGTSTNMNVNEVLANRAIEILGGQKGDYGIVDPLGHVNLSQSTNDVYPTAVKVAAVRLVIVLSETIARLQGALQKKEQEFAGILKLGRTEMQDAVPITLGQEFGAFAEAFARDRWRLFKVEERLRQVNLGGTAVGTGLNAKREYIYAAIDALQDITGLNVARAENMVDVTQNADVFAEVSGLVKAAAVNLAKVSSDMRLMSMGPRGGLAEIRLPALQEGSSIMPDKVNPVITEMATGVAFQVMSLDHAITLSAASGQFELNAFLPLIAFNLLTELKLLANAVSIFRTHLVEGIEADEERCRRWLEESLCLATALAPYIGHERAGELSKAAREEGKTIGEAAVERGLFSEEEIEAIFQARELTRPGVAGSKKVKKSKEGQT